A genomic region of Deltaproteobacteria bacterium contains the following coding sequences:
- a CDS encoding flagellar biosynthesis protein FlhF, producing the protein MQVKTFTGKSLKQVMTQVKRELGDEAVILGTQGPGDGKIGYEVMAAIENFEASASNDSERKRGPGNDFDNMREEWSLLRESLLAVIQPQVDLGRLGPRQKVAVRYLEKEGVAVDFILNLWSRLKDDPNMSVLKALRAMVDFKPWRVERWPDRVHVFVGPHGVGKTSTVLKLALALRRRHPDLKLAVLNSDGSHGRTRSYLRHYSELSGLACRETGPEDGIDTALAELEDCDLVLVDTPGLGSGQSMVRRSSSPGWSALGRAKVHLVLNPLFSPRQYEAFLERYSCPSLSSCVWTKLDEACSFGDMLNVGWKSGLPFSIFSVGSGLKDTLFPALDQDFWQLLLKHIMPPANGGHQ; encoded by the coding sequence ATGCAGGTTAAAACCTTCACAGGCAAAAGCCTCAAACAGGTTATGACCCAGGTCAAGCGGGAGCTTGGCGATGAGGCCGTCATTCTCGGGACACAGGGACCGGGCGATGGAAAGATTGGGTACGAGGTCATGGCCGCGATCGAGAATTTCGAAGCATCTGCTTCAAATGATTCGGAGCGGAAAAGAGGGCCAGGGAACGATTTTGACAACATGCGTGAGGAATGGTCCCTGCTCAGGGAATCGCTTCTGGCCGTGATCCAGCCTCAGGTCGACCTCGGCCGGTTGGGGCCCCGTCAGAAGGTGGCCGTGAGATATCTGGAGAAGGAGGGCGTTGCCGTCGATTTCATTCTGAACCTTTGGTCGAGGCTCAAGGACGATCCCAACATGTCCGTTCTCAAAGCCTTGCGGGCCATGGTCGATTTCAAACCCTGGCGCGTGGAACGATGGCCGGATCGTGTCCATGTGTTTGTCGGCCCCCACGGGGTGGGCAAGACGAGTACCGTCCTCAAACTCGCTCTGGCTTTGCGCAGGAGGCATCCGGATCTGAAGCTGGCGGTGCTCAACTCGGACGGAAGCCACGGCCGGACCAGGAGCTATTTGCGTCACTATTCAGAATTGTCAGGGCTCGCCTGTCGGGAAACGGGGCCCGAGGACGGAATTGATACAGCCCTGGCCGAGCTTGAAGACTGCGACCTGGTCTTGGTGGACACTCCGGGGTTGGGTTCCGGTCAGTCCATGGTCCGAAGGAGTTCGAGTCCGGGTTGGTCTGCTCTGGGACGGGCCAAAGTGCATCTGGTCCTCAATCCCCTGTTTTCTCCGCGACAGTACGAGGCCTTCCTCGAACGCTACTCCTGTCCGTCATTGTCGAGTTGCGTGTGGACGAAACTTGACGAGGCCTGCTCTTTCGGGGACATGCTCAACGTGGGTTGGAAATCAGGGTTGCCGTTTTCCATCTTTTCGGTCGGCAGCGGCCTCAAGGACACATTGTTTCCTGCCCTGGACCAGGATTTCTGGCAACTTCTTCTCAAGCATATCATGCCCCCGGCTAACGGCGGGCATCAATGA